A single Salmo salar chromosome ssa19, Ssal_v3.1, whole genome shotgun sequence DNA region contains:
- the LOC106578423 gene encoding ropporin-1-like protein, whose amino-acid sequence MECEIVSLKCICCCYIGYFSALSKGDILPTKERLERPVATQKTDTGLTPGLLKVLNKQILSNPQNDTRPPLSYLPIPKETISMEELQQKWKGLCQPSEQLDTAGPGELICQHPLDAVIRSIINALRYACEILAENEGGGAATMPFDLFAGLYTYLAHLG is encoded by the exons aTGGAGT GTGAAATTGTTTCGTTAAAGTGTATCTGTTGTTGTTATATTGGGTACTTCTCTGCCCTGTCCAAAGGAGACATTCTACCAACCAAGGAGAGGCTGGAGAGGCCTGTCGCCACACAGAAGACAGATACCGGACTAACTCCAGGcctgctcaaggtcctaaacaaacAGATACTCAGTAACCCACAGAATGACACCAGGCCTCCTCTCTCCTATTTG CCTATTCCCAAGGAGACGATCAGTATGGAGGAGCTGCAGCAGAAGTGGAAGGGTCTGTGTCAGCCCTCAGAGCAGCTGGACACTGCTGGCCCTGGGGAACTTATTTGCCAACATCCACTGGATGCAGTTATTCGCTCT ATCATCAATGCCTTGAGGTATGCGTGTGAAATCCTGGCGGAGAATGAAGGGGGTGGAGCGGCGACGATGCCCTTTGATCTGTTCGCAGGGCTGTACACCTACCTGGCCCACCTGGGCTGA